The stretch of DNA TGCTACGTATTTTAGCTTGGGAACTCGTTGTTTGAATCTACATGGTTTCCAGCGGTTCATGGGAGATAATGATATGACATCAGACTTAGTTGATGAAGGAAAAGAGacgagagaagagaaaaaggcaaCGGCAAGAAGAAGGTGAAATagaagaagagaatggaaagagCGTTATGGACACAGTAGAGAAGATTCCACTAGAAACAGAAATGTTCATATTGACCCGAAAGAATCAAACTTCTCAGAAATGAGTACCAATCGATCAACATCTAAATATACCAGGGCTAATAACAGGACTGAAAGGGACCTGAATGCAGAACCTTTGGATTTTAATGCAGAAACGTTCACTGATAACCCTCTTGAATCTGAATCAGGAAGATATCAGCCTGCTGGACGATACCTCTCAATGTCTCGCAGCAGAATATTTGATGATGTTTAAAGTCTGTAGGAATTTATGGAGTAGCTAACCAAGATCAACAAACAAGTTCAGTCTTTATGAACATCTGTATGCTCTAGAATTAACTACTGAATTCCCAGTGAAAAGTGTCAGGATAAAAAAGGCATGAACAATTAATCAGATCTTAGTGATAATGGCTTATTATTCATTGAATATCATCTTTATTTCTAATAGGATTTGTTTTCATACCATTCCTGAAATGTCTGTCTTAGAAGTACAGTTACAATGGAAGGATTTAATTCAGGATAAAGATTAATATATGTTGAAAACAAGTAGTTCAGTTTTGTTTCAGAgtattttttcaggaaaaattgTTTCAAAGGTTCAAGGAAGCCATAGTTATAACTGAATAATATTAGAGTTCTATTATTGTGATTTACATATTCTTCTAAAAATATGTCGATCCTTTATTTCCCAAAGAGATGGAGACCTCAATAATAACCATATTTACAAAACCCATGTCTTAAAACAAGGCTTACTTACCAGACATAACTGAATGTAGAAAGCCCTTTTTCACACTGTATGCAAATTAGTTAGGTTTTTTGCATGTATATTTAAGACTGTACTTCAACTAGTGTTTGTATCTTCAGCATGTGTAGTTTAATCAGGTGGTGAATTATTCTTTTCAGTCTTTGGTGGTATCTGGAAGTTGTCTTATGCTTTTGGTATTGCTTTGTAAAAGATTTTCATTTCAGAGAGGAATGTTCGCCTTTACCATTTAGCATAGTGATTTAAGTGTTGATCATTCCATTCAAGGAGAGTCATAATTTTTAATGGTAAACAGTGAggttttggtggctcagacggtaaagcatctgcctacaatgtgagagacccgggttcaatccctgggttgggaacatccccttggagaaggaaatggcaacccactccagtacttttgcctggagaatcccatggatggaggagcctggtgggctacagtccatggggtcgcaaagagtcggacacaactgagctacttgcCTTTAATATATCTAACATTCTATAGAAGAATACTatgcagcaattaaaaagaattagTTATCTATATGCTGTaaacttgcatgtgtgtgtatatgtgaagaAAGCAAATTATAAGCAGAAAATGATTCTATAGATACAGTTTTTTAATCTATGCAAGTAAAATAGATTGTGGAAAGGCAGAAGTCTGACAGGTTTAGAGCAAAGTGGGAAGAAAAagactttgactttttacttacatatatgtttatattgttTTGATAATAAGCATATATCACTTTCAaaattctctaatttttaaaataagcattctCAGAAAATTCCAGGAAACTGTAAAGAAAAATCACCCCCCTGTATTCCACTTGTCAGAGATAAACAGCCGTAACATTTTTGTGCACATTTTGCAGGCCTCTAAGCACAGGCATATGCgcatatttttgtttcatgtacACTAGCTTATTGCTCTGCAGCTTACTTATCAGTATCATTCCTTGTATCTTTCCTACATCAAAAATACttaactgtatattttattttaatgactaaATTATATTCTATTACGTGGAGTAcacagatttcattatttttttaacagctCTCCTATATAATGTGTActtagttggtcagtcatgtccgactctttgcgaccccatggactgcagccggccaggctcctctgtccatggggattctctaggcaagaatactggagatggttgccattcccttctccaggggatcttcccaacccagggattgaacccaggtctcccactttgcaggcagattctttatcatctgagccaccagggaagcctctcctaTAAAAtaggtttatttatatataacatgAGGTAACCATTAGACCATTTCTTTTGAGTAATACTTTGATAAATAGCATGTTACTTCTTTTCTCAGTTGtgtgattatttccttaggataaattccttGAAAAAGATAACTAGTTCAGAGTCTGTGTGATAATGCTCTTTTCTTTTCAACCTCACCAGCACTaggctttattaatatttttatttaatggctatctaatatggtttttccagtaatcatgtatggatgtgagagttgaactataaagaaagttgagcgccgaagaattgatgcttttgaactgtggtgttggagaagactcttgagagtcccttggactgcaaggagatccaaccagtccatcctaaaggagatcagtcctgaatattcattggaaggactgatgctgaagctgaaactccagtactttggccacctaatgcaaagaactgactcatttgaaaagaccctgatgctgggaaagattgaaggtggaaggagaaggggacgacagagtatgaggtggttggattgcatcaccaactcaatggacatgagtttgagtaaactccaggagttggtgatggacagagaagagtgatgtgctgcattccatggggctgcaaagagttggacacgactgagcaactgaactgactgactgatatggagaaaaagatgatttatttttatgtattttttcttacaGGCAGTGTCTAGtttgtattttcctcttttcctcgtGCTGATATAGCTTTAATTAAAGataatgtattaattcatttatattctAAAGATATAAATAGATTATTTATTGTTGAAGCAAAATTAAATTTCTCTGTATGTCCTATCTCTGTTTTCAAaagttgtggaagcatttttctTGAATGACGTAACTGAACAGTATTTAGAAGTTGAACTTTGTCCGTaagtataaaaatactttttctaacTCATTACTATATATTTTGAAcacattattttctaattatcatGTAGATTAATAAAGCTCACTAATCCTATGGAATGCTAGTCTGAATTTATCTgaattatatataattctttGTTTTCAAGTAGATGTGTAATGTagaatgttttagaaaatattacaTTGATACTATTTTTAATTCACTAATGTAGTTGTTTCCTAATAAATTAGAAGgttgttttgcaaaatgaaaaattcttatAAAACTCATTATTTACACTGTAAATTTGCATTATTATATATTaactatttggaaagaaagaggcataTAGATGTAATGAATTGAACTACTTTATGAAAATGATTATGAAAATGATGATTACTTTATGAAATGACTTTTAGGAGATTCTTTTAATAAGTAGGTAAATTTTAATCTTATATATTACATAACTATGTGTTCATGTATTCCTCCTTTATTCATCATTCATTTACTGAGTATATACTATGTCACTTTGTGTGCCACAGATTAAAACTAAATCACACGTGGCTTTTCCtagactcaagaaaaatattaaccATGGACTCTCTCTCTACAAATTTAACTGGTCCTTGGGAACTGTCTACCTGTTTGGCAGTTTTATTTGCTCTAGATGTCAAAAAGTAAATTTATGCCTACCTGTTATCTAAATTGTAAGAAAAgttaatatttagaaatgaaatatttatttatacaccattactatttttaaagacatttcagTACTCCTCAGCAAGGGTTATCTTGCAGTCTTTGTCCTTTGTAGACTAAGCAGAGTCCCAAACAATTGATTTAAATGAGATTTTGGAtacaattttcttttactttgattTCTTACTAATTTACTTAGATTTCTTGCTAATGTAGCTGTTTACAATTATAGTTTTTCAGAAGTTACTATATATCTTTGTTACCCTTCAAATAACATGTCAAAAACTTTTGAGAAATATGATTAATTATCATAAACTATAATGTGAAGTAAGAAAATTTCCCCATATGCATCAGAAAGCTAAGGCAAATAGGTTATAACTTATATGGAAGGTTAGTCAAGAACTTGGATCTGCTAGAATTCTTAAGCTACATCGTTAGCTTAAATTTGTCAGATAGTAtcagtttattttcataaatgatgACTTAGCACAAAATACATTGAATAGATTATCTTTTGTTAGAAAATTATTCAATAACCATTGTGtataaaattaattctaaaaGTCAGTTTTAGATACATTAGGACAGTTAATAATCAACAATCTTGGTTTTGCTTCAGGCAAGCAACTCCTATGACAGTTAACCTCTAGGAAAGCAATTTGAATATGTTTGAATTTGTAAGACCTTTTATTGCTCTTAAGATATTCGTATGGTTgcataataacaataaaaataagcagagaacttttaaatggaaaagaatacttgTTTGTCTTAGACTCATTTCTTGAAGGAAATCCTTCCGGAAAACTCTTATAGACCATCTGTGCCAAATGTTAGATACAGTCTTTTACAAGATAGTAAATTTGCTTCATGTagctatttgaaatcctttgATTCTTACTGACAGGGATAATCCCAATTATGTTCTCCTATTAGAATTTTCTTGTGGGGATATGttgtgcttcttttttaaaatggacaTCAGTGTCAGAACTAATGGTAGAAAGCAGGAAAACACAACAGGCAGATGGGATGAGGGCAATTGTACTAGGAAATAGTTACAAATTAAAGTCTTCAGCCTGTTAGGTAGTTTTAGACAacctatattttatttcctatctCCTTAATGAGCTTCAAGACAGTTTTCTTATAGAAATAACGTTTTAAAAAGTTGTGGGATTTTGACCTGGAAACTGGTGCCAGCTTCCCTTAGGatactttaattttcaaaataagtttcTAATGAACTCCAAATATCCCACCCATTTTTCATACTGTGTATTGTCTAACCaattgaaatatttcatatttcttatttaaataatataaggaAGAATCTGAACGTGTGTAACTTTATGCATTTGATggcacttgcctgggaaatacggagaaggcaatggcaccccactccagtactcttgcctggaaaatcccatggacagaggagcctggtaggttgcagtccatggggtcgcaaagagtcggacacgactgagcaacttacatttcacttttcactttcatgcattggagaaggaaatggcaacccactccagtgttcttccctggagaaccccagggacgggggagcctggtgggctgccgtctatggggtcgcacagagtcggacatgactgaagtgacttagcagcagcagcagcctggaaaATAAGTCATTTCTAAGTAACTGAACATGCTGGCTTTCCCTGTAATTATCTAGTATGCATATTGTGTCCTTTAATTATTTGGAAACTTAGTCACAAGCATGCAcatggaggaggtcatggcaaccaactccagtattcttgcctggagaatcccacagacagaggagcctggcaggctacagtccatggggtcacatagagtcggacgtgacggaagcaacttagcatgtgcacacacacgtggaGATGTGAAAGATAGTGAAGAAAATAATGATCATTTCAAACACTCatgaagaattttaatttttacagccATGGACAGCATTTGGTGCTTTTACTCTCTGGAAGAAGAAATGTGTGGAaagtaagtaaatgaaaatatgagaCAAAATCCGTAAGTGTACAGGGtatattgttactgttgttcagttgctcagtcatatccgactcatGTTCATGGGTTGTTCACGTGACCCCCACGAactacaacccaccaggcttctttgtctatgggatttcccaggcaagaaaactgaagtgggttgccattttcttctccagtttaaagtataaatatgaatatacctTTTTGTGTTTCACATGTTGTTTCTGTAGCAAGGACTTGATCTGTCATTCAGAGTGTCCAGAGGAGAAACAAAATGGGAAGGCAGTGCTTCTATTCCTTGGAGTTATTTTCCACCAAATGTGACAAAATTCAATTCATTTGCAATTCATGGATCAAAAGATGAAAGAAGCTATGAAGCTCTTTACCCTGTACCTCAACATGAGCTGCAGCAAGGACAAAAACCTGATTtgtaagtagaaaataaatgaaaatatgtcccaattgtaagagttttttttttttaattaatttgtgatAGGGTAGCAGTAACATTTTTTGGTCAAAGAAGACACATAAAAGCATAGTCTTATACGTGTCTCTCCATTGCTGTCAGTAGAGCACTTAGATTTCCACAGTAGTGTGAGAAGAATCTTCTTAGTGAGTACTATAGCAATtagtattgaagtatagttgcaaACTTATTGATGATCCCTTTCAGAGGTAAATGACCAGAGGCATCTATATTTCCTGGTGTGAGCAGTGGGTTAATAaatcttttctgctgctgctgaagaATCTGACCTTAAGTTAACTCTCTAGTtctcttctcctggtcacctcaCGAGGATAAAAACGTCAGCTGTATTTCTAGGCAGTATAGATGGGGACAGCAGGGCTTAGGGATTTCACTTTAACAGTAGTGTACCCTGAGGGGACCCTGGAAGCTACTCCTAGAGAGTTACGACAAGAAATACTGTCTCCCGTGGGGCAGCAGGCATACACGCCAAGGAGTCACCTGCAAaatttccatttaagtctgaTCTCTTTGCACCTGAAGCCGTCACTTAAGGAGAATGTAGCCCCAGCCAGTCTTATGAAtgcttcatcagatcagatcagatcagatcagtcgctcagtcgtgtccgactctttgcgaccccatgaatcgcagcacgccaggcttccctgtccatcaccaactcctggagttcactgagactcacgtccatcgagtcagtgatgccatccagccatctcatcctctgtcgtccccttctcctcctgcccccaatccctcccagcatcagggtcttttccaatgagtcaactcttcgcatgaggtggccaaagtactggagtttcagctttgaaTGCTTCATGGACTGCTGCAAACACTACCCGCTTAGAGGAAGGAAAACCAGACACTGTCCTGGGGCAACCTGAGAGTACTCAAGTGGCCCTTGAGAGTCCCGCTCTATTGAGTGTACTCAAGTGGCCAAGGTAGCCTAGTGAGTCTGCATGTTTAGAAAAGCCTAATAGAGACAGCCTCGTGGGCTTTGCACCATGGTAGACTGATTTCCCTACCTTTTTACCCTTGGCAAGTGCTGCACTGTCTCCCTTGCCCTTCCTGTCATGCTCTTACGCTGCTCTACTTGGATTTTTATCTCTTCACACCTGTTCCTTTATTCTGCCTGACATATTTTCCGCTTTCCCCCTTGCTTTTCTCCCAGGTCCTGACCCTTTCTAACCagcctctttctcccttcctttctcttatcCTTCGATGTTTCCTTAGCTGCTTAATCTGGATTGACAGTTGTGACTAAAACTGGTTCAATTGGTCAGGTGGGCAGAGTGGGACAGGAATCTAGATGCCACTCACTCAGGGCTTTCTTATCAAGATGGCTTGTTTCTCTGGCTTCTCACACGCTAATGCACTTCTGTATTTGGGCTTCTTCTTTATAGGTTATTGGATGCTTACTCTGGGTAAAAGTGTGATTATGCTGTCGGCTAGCGCAGAGGGATTTCCTTCAGAGCTGAGTTCCACTGCAGCATGTGAGCTAAACCTGTCTCTtctttgcatgctcagtcacttcagtcatgtccaactctctgtgaccctgtggactgtaacccaccaggttcctctatccgtgggattctccaggcaagaatactggagtgggttgctgtgccctcctccaagggattttcctgatccagggatcgaaccccatctcttacatctcctgcattggcaggtggattctttaccaccagcgccacctgggaagcccatctctcattgctaagtcgcttcagtcgtgtccgactctgtgcaaccccgtagacggcagcccaccaggctccgccgtccctaggattctccaggcaagaacgctggagtgggttgccatttccttctccaattctctCCTTATTAGGCCACAGTAAAAAGCTAATAGTTAAATGATAGTAAATCCTAGTAGTTAAATGATTTtcctagaaagagaaagaattagaTTTAACTCTCTTTTACATAAATCTGCCTTGCTTTGGCAAAGGAGTCTATCCTTTAATCTGTTGAgctgaaactttttaaaaacaattgtttGTATAACTGATATAAATCCTATCAGAGTTTGAATATGAAAATATCTGTGAGAATATAACATGAT from Bos indicus x Bos taurus breed Angus x Brahman F1 hybrid unplaced genomic scaffold, Bos_hybrid_MaternalHap_v2.0 tig00000260_arrow_arrow_obj, whole genome shotgun sequence encodes:
- the LOC113888626 gene encoding UPF0462 protein C4orf33-like; the protein is ISLYVLSLFSKVVEAFFLNDVTEQYLEVELCPHGQHLVLLLSGRRNVWKQGLDLSFRVSRGETKWEGSASIPWSYFPPNVTKFNSFAIHGSKDERSYEALYPVPQHELQQGQKPDFHRLDYFKPFSFNTLLGEKWNQPESDLWLIEKPDV